In Halobacteriovorax marinus SJ, the following proteins share a genomic window:
- a CDS encoding catalase — translation MEKDMNIKKLSTTLVVLSTLSLPAHATTLTRETGAPVGDNQNSKTAGPNGGVLLEDAHLIEKLARFDRMRIPERVVHARGTGAHGVFKSYGDFSKLTRASLFNRKNKKTPVFVRFSSVIHSKGSPESLRDPRGFATKFYTDQGNWDLVGNNLPVFFIRDAIKFPDMVNSLKPDPKTNKQDPNRIFDFMAHHPESIHMWTHLMSNKGTPASLRTMDGNGVHAYKFVNKDNKVRYVKFRWVSKQGVKNLTAKEAQKVQGEDFSYLTTDLYDNIKKGNYPSWELVALVMELDQLDKHDFNPLDVTKDWKCEMSSIECTKLGLMTLNKVPTNFFQFTEQSAFSPAVFVPGIEPSEDRLLQGRLFAYSDTQRYRLGVNYQYLPVNKAKVEINTYAQDGSLSTRVANEEHINYQPNHFDGSLNRDRGTLHEDQQYKYSQHKLSGSTQQKMIAKTQNFKQAGETYRSYSDFDKEHLIKNFGGTLNQIKNKLIVTQMIAYAYKADKEYGEKLAKFTNTDLNKVKSVVVKLRD, via the coding sequence ATGGAGAAAGATATGAATATAAAGAAATTGAGCACAACATTAGTAGTCCTTTCAACTTTATCCCTACCGGCCCATGCAACAACACTTACTCGTGAAACAGGTGCCCCAGTCGGAGATAATCAAAACTCAAAAACAGCGGGTCCAAATGGTGGGGTTCTTCTTGAAGATGCACACCTCATTGAGAAGTTAGCACGCTTTGATAGAATGAGAATTCCTGAGAGAGTTGTTCACGCCAGAGGAACTGGAGCGCATGGAGTTTTTAAATCATATGGAGACTTTTCAAAGCTTACCAGAGCTTCCCTCTTTAATAGAAAGAATAAGAAGACTCCTGTCTTTGTTAGATTCTCTTCAGTTATTCACTCTAAAGGATCTCCAGAGTCATTGAGAGATCCTAGAGGGTTTGCAACTAAATTCTATACTGATCAAGGAAATTGGGACTTAGTTGGTAATAACCTACCCGTCTTCTTTATAAGGGATGCGATTAAATTTCCAGACATGGTGAATTCATTAAAGCCTGATCCAAAAACGAATAAGCAAGATCCAAATAGAATCTTTGATTTTATGGCCCATCACCCAGAGAGTATTCATATGTGGACACATCTCATGTCTAATAAGGGAACTCCTGCCAGCTTAAGAACAATGGATGGAAACGGAGTTCACGCTTACAAATTTGTAAATAAAGACAATAAGGTTCGCTATGTAAAGTTTAGATGGGTATCTAAGCAAGGAGTAAAGAACCTAACTGCAAAAGAAGCGCAAAAGGTACAAGGGGAAGACTTCTCTTATTTAACAACTGATCTCTACGACAATATTAAAAAAGGAAATTACCCATCTTGGGAACTCGTAGCTCTTGTCATGGAATTAGACCAATTAGATAAACATGACTTCAACCCGCTCGATGTGACTAAAGATTGGAAGTGTGAAATGAGTTCAATTGAATGTACAAAACTAGGTTTAATGACATTGAATAAAGTTCCAACAAACTTCTTTCAATTTACAGAACAATCGGCCTTTTCACCTGCAGTTTTTGTTCCAGGTATCGAGCCATCAGAGGATAGATTACTTCAAGGAAGGTTATTCGCTTACTCTGATACACAGAGGTATAGACTTGGCGTTAACTACCAATACTTACCTGTAAATAAAGCTAAAGTTGAGATTAATACTTACGCTCAAGACGGTTCTCTCTCAACAAGAGTAGCCAATGAAGAGCATATTAACTATCAACCAAACCACTTTGATGGAAGCTTAAATAGAGACCGAGGAACTCTTCACGAAGATCAACAATATAAGTATAGCCAGCACAAGCTCTCTGGATCAACACAACAGAAAATGATTGCTAAAACTCAAAACTTTAAGCAAGCAGGTGAAACTTATAGATCTTATAGTGATTTTGATAAAGAACACTTAATTAAGAACTTTGGTGGAACACTAAATCAAATTAAAAATAAATTAATTGTGACTCAAATGATTGCCTACGCTTACAAAGCAGATAAAGAGTACGGT
- a CDS encoding sulfite exporter TauE/SafE family protein — MTYLIYLFLGVFAGTLSGLFGIGGGLVIVPTLLFCFKYLGFSPEIAIHMAIGTSLSIIVVTATNSVYGHQKRKGIDWQVFKKIFFPLVIGTYFGGMISSKLSASFLEIVFSVYVVLVSIKMFLDVKVDKVQKETSLILYSFVGALIGFKSAILGIGGGTISIPFLSWRGFSMKKAVGVSAALGLPISIVGSISYIVSGLKVQGLPEHSLGYIYLPAFIGVIITSSFFAHIGAKLSHRLPQQKMKKGFAIFLSIVAIKMIFFS, encoded by the coding sequence ATGACATACTTAATTTATCTCTTTCTCGGTGTCTTCGCAGGAACACTCTCTGGACTTTTTGGTATTGGCGGAGGACTCGTTATTGTCCCAACTTTACTTTTCTGTTTTAAGTACTTAGGATTTTCACCTGAAATTGCCATCCATATGGCCATTGGAACTTCCCTCTCAATCATTGTAGTAACAGCGACAAACTCAGTTTATGGACACCAAAAGAGAAAAGGTATTGACTGGCAAGTCTTTAAGAAAATATTCTTCCCTTTAGTTATCGGTACCTATTTCGGAGGGATGATCTCTAGTAAGCTCTCAGCAAGCTTTTTAGAAATAGTTTTCTCTGTCTATGTCGTACTCGTATCCATAAAAATGTTTCTCGATGTAAAGGTTGATAAAGTTCAAAAAGAGACTTCACTAATCCTCTACTCTTTTGTTGGAGCATTGATAGGATTTAAGTCTGCAATCCTTGGTATTGGTGGAGGTACAATTAGTATTCCCTTTCTCTCATGGAGAGGTTTCTCTATGAAGAAAGCTGTAGGTGTATCTGCCGCCCTGGGACTACCTATTTCAATAGTAGGATCAATCTCCTACATCGTTTCAGGATTAAAAGTTCAAGGTCTCCCCGAGCATAGTCTAGGCTATATATACCTTCCTGCTTTCATCGGTGTGATCATTACTAGTTCATTCTTTGCTCATATTGGAGCGAAACTCTCTCACAGGCTACCTCAGCAAAAGATGAAGAAAGGCTTCGCTATTTTTCTTTCTATTGTAGCAATTAAGATGATTTTCTTCAGCTAA
- a CDS encoding SAM-dependent methyltransferase, giving the protein MHYILTKNTQWIEPLQRELIQDLDTQSQKLRGLPVVTIDETVNLENKYIAFSTSALINTKLIPEDSISKQANQIVELIKEKVESEEFLNLHVFSMTQKYGVIETGRAEILKDKIYKSLRKERVKILRKEFNPSKAHAQVMILDDRSAVISIQSKEEVSNYRTLYSPYIGGFNNVEDDKKAPSRAFKKIVEAQEIMGKKISAGETLIDLGACPGGWTYIARKNGASVIAIDRSELREDLMLDPEVTFLQTDAFKYRPEETLDWAVSDIISTPERVIELIETWVVGELCHNFIFTIKFQGSDGYNILTKFKDLAKKCTFNIILKQLNANKNEVTIMGSKQS; this is encoded by the coding sequence TTGCACTATATCCTTACGAAAAATACTCAGTGGATTGAGCCTCTTCAAAGAGAGCTCATCCAAGACCTTGATACTCAATCACAAAAGCTAAGAGGTCTGCCTGTTGTAACAATTGATGAGACAGTAAATCTAGAAAATAAATATATTGCTTTTTCTACAAGTGCACTTATCAATACGAAACTTATTCCAGAGGACTCTATCTCTAAGCAGGCCAATCAAATTGTTGAACTTATAAAAGAAAAAGTCGAGAGTGAAGAGTTCTTAAATTTACATGTCTTTAGTATGACCCAGAAATATGGTGTTATAGAGACAGGTAGAGCAGAAATTTTAAAAGACAAAATATATAAGTCTCTTAGAAAAGAGAGAGTTAAAATCTTGCGCAAGGAATTCAACCCAAGTAAGGCCCATGCTCAAGTTATGATCTTAGATGATCGTAGTGCAGTTATTTCTATTCAATCAAAAGAGGAAGTTTCTAACTATCGCACTCTATACTCTCCCTATATTGGGGGATTCAATAATGTTGAAGACGACAAGAAAGCTCCATCCCGTGCTTTTAAAAAAATTGTTGAAGCTCAAGAGATTATGGGCAAGAAAATATCTGCTGGGGAAACTCTTATTGACCTTGGGGCCTGCCCTGGAGGTTGGACCTATATTGCGAGAAAAAATGGTGCCAGTGTCATTGCAATAGATCGCTCAGAACTTCGAGAGGACTTAATGCTTGACCCAGAGGTAACTTTCTTACAAACCGATGCCTTTAAATATAGACCAGAGGAAACACTCGATTGGGCAGTCTCAGATATAATATCCACACCTGAGAGAGTTATTGAATTGATCGAAACTTGGGTTGTTGGAGAGCTTTGCCACAACTTCATTTTCACCATTAAATTTCAAGGAAGTGATGGGTACAATATCTTAACAAAGTTCAAAGACCTAGCGAAGAAATGCACATTTAATATCATTCTTAAACAACTAAATGCCAATAAGAATGAAGTTACAATTATGGGAAGTAAGCAATCATGA
- a CDS encoding cytochrome-c peroxidase, with translation MIFKVLLLIFASNSITLANTVLDQRLKSYIKTFQLKAVEKPAGLNEVKYLLGEKLFSDKLLSGNRNISCSTCHSPELGSGDGLPLPIGEGGHGEGKSRVAKNASQIIPRNSPPLYNLGHDDMEFMFWDGRVHYRSDWDVYTTPSEVLNGDYPERWDITEALGSALAAQALFPLLSHEEMRGRAGTNEIANAKTDEQAWKLLLERVLKVGEYRKLFKDSFPRAEEINIGHLANALAHFQKHRFAVYDTPWDNYLRGDQGAMSAKAKRGALVFFEGGMCIRCHNGTLLGGFAFAGVAAPQTGPGKDVKHNDEGRFLITKNAMDKYQFRVPPLRNISKTAPYFHSGSYQTLEDVIEHYRSGMKGIDNYNGRWLDQYLGENYPERLFVETNRYMNFKKKEMAHPVISGQVIRMSESQKAELLLFLKDSLNQRD, from the coding sequence ATGATCTTTAAAGTTTTACTACTGATTTTTGCCTCCAATTCTATCACTTTGGCCAATACTGTCTTAGATCAAAGATTAAAGTCTTATATTAAAACTTTTCAATTAAAGGCCGTGGAGAAACCGGCAGGTTTAAATGAAGTGAAGTACCTCTTGGGGGAAAAACTTTTTAGTGACAAGCTCCTCTCAGGCAATAGAAATATTAGCTGCTCTACATGCCATTCTCCAGAGCTAGGAAGTGGAGACGGTCTTCCTCTTCCAATTGGAGAAGGTGGTCACGGAGAAGGAAAGAGTAGAGTTGCGAAGAATGCTTCACAAATTATTCCTAGAAATTCACCCCCACTTTATAACTTAGGTCACGATGATATGGAGTTCATGTTTTGGGATGGTCGTGTTCATTATAGAAGTGATTGGGATGTTTATACGACTCCTAGTGAAGTTTTAAATGGAGACTATCCTGAGAGATGGGATATCACCGAAGCACTGGGGAGTGCGCTTGCGGCACAAGCACTCTTTCCACTACTATCACACGAAGAGATGCGCGGGCGAGCTGGAACAAATGAAATTGCAAATGCTAAGACTGACGAGCAGGCATGGAAGTTACTCTTAGAACGTGTTCTTAAAGTAGGTGAGTATAGAAAACTTTTTAAAGACTCCTTTCCAAGGGCCGAGGAAATTAATATTGGTCACCTTGCAAATGCTTTAGCTCACTTTCAAAAACATCGCTTCGCTGTCTATGATACTCCCTGGGATAATTACCTAAGAGGAGATCAAGGGGCCATGAGTGCTAAAGCAAAGCGTGGGGCACTAGTTTTCTTTGAAGGGGGGATGTGTATTCGTTGCCACAATGGAACACTTCTGGGGGGATTTGCATTCGCTGGTGTTGCTGCTCCTCAAACCGGTCCCGGAAAAGATGTCAAACATAATGATGAAGGGCGTTTTTTAATTACGAAAAATGCAATGGATAAATACCAATTTAGAGTACCACCACTTAGAAATATTTCTAAGACAGCTCCATACTTTCACTCGGGGTCTTACCAAACATTGGAAGATGTAATCGAGCACTATAGAAGTGGAATGAAAGGGATAGATAATTACAATGGTCGTTGGTTAGATCAGTACTTGGGAGAGAACTATCCTGAGCGCTTATTTGTTGAAACAAATCGCTATATGAACTTTAAGAAAAAAGAGATGGCCCATCCTGTAATTTCTGGACAGGTTATTAGAATGAGTGAGTCCCAAAAAGCTGAGTTACTACTCTTTTTAAAGGACTCTTTAAACCAAAGAGACTAA
- a CDS encoding DUF5522 domain-containing protein has product MSELIYTNESGDQVKTSQFLKNRGSCCKTSCLHCPYNFTLNKHGLEFEQLKLESMAKAQRIIDDNSPKEENSVSASLLASAFGGAKKKDTISKFQLDSYRIVKIKDHICGVVKVGKLGVSALYLKEHFKDQGLTKDTVASFFNPEL; this is encoded by the coding sequence ATGTCAGAACTAATATATACAAATGAATCTGGTGACCAGGTTAAAACGAGTCAATTTCTTAAAAATAGAGGGAGTTGCTGTAAGACATCGTGTCTCCACTGTCCCTACAACTTTACACTCAATAAGCATGGACTTGAGTTTGAACAATTGAAGCTAGAGAGTATGGCAAAGGCCCAAAGAATTATCGACGATAATTCCCCTAAAGAAGAGAATAGCGTTAGTGCTAGCTTACTTGCAAGTGCCTTTGGTGGAGCGAAGAAAAAAGACACTATCTCCAAGTTTCAGCTAGACTCCTACCGTATAGTTAAAATTAAAGATCATATTTGCGGTGTTGTGAAAGTCGGAAAGTTAGGTGTAAGTGCTCTCTACTTAAAAGAGCACTTTAAAGACCAAGGACTCACTAAAGATACTGTCGCTAGTTTCTTTAACCCTGAATTATAG
- a CDS encoding radical SAM/SPASM domain-containing protein, protein MLKRIYIEISNICNIQCSFCPVVERDKQIMSLAEFNKILSEAAPLAQEICLHLMGEPLAHPKFPEIMEITGEYQTQIQLTTNGLLLKRYQDLILSTNVVRQINFSLQSFKDNFPHKSLDEYLRPILDFVLLASEKRPELYINFRLWNQDSAYSDNSDIFDYVERFFGIEINRNVEVGAIKSKRIWNRLYLHFDSRFEWPSLDNEYQGKQGRCNGILSHIGIHADGSVVPCCLDKEAVINLGDCKKESLTSILSGKRASAMRDGFKNGVLVEDLCQKCSYINRFKK, encoded by the coding sequence ATGCTCAAAAGAATATATATTGAAATTTCCAATATCTGTAATATACAGTGCTCATTCTGCCCTGTGGTGGAGAGAGATAAGCAGATAATGAGCCTCGCAGAGTTCAATAAAATACTTTCTGAAGCAGCGCCTCTGGCACAAGAAATTTGCCTCCATCTCATGGGAGAGCCACTAGCGCACCCTAAATTTCCTGAGATAATGGAAATAACGGGCGAGTATCAAACTCAAATTCAGTTAACGACTAACGGACTTCTACTAAAGCGCTATCAAGATCTTATTCTCTCTACAAATGTTGTGAGACAAATTAATTTCTCTCTGCAGTCTTTTAAAGATAATTTCCCGCATAAGAGCTTGGATGAGTATCTTCGTCCAATTTTAGACTTTGTTCTTCTTGCCAGTGAGAAGAGACCGGAACTCTACATTAACTTTAGGTTGTGGAATCAGGACTCTGCCTATTCTGATAACTCTGATATCTTCGATTATGTAGAGAGATTCTTTGGAATAGAGATTAATAGAAATGTTGAAGTGGGAGCGATTAAATCTAAGAGAATTTGGAATCGACTCTATCTACACTTTGACTCTCGATTTGAATGGCCGTCATTGGATAATGAATATCAAGGTAAGCAGGGAAGATGTAATGGTATTCTTTCTCATATTGGAATTCATGCTGACGGCTCTGTTGTTCCATGTTGTTTAGATAAAGAAGCCGTCATTAATCTTGGTGACTGTAAGAAGGAATCTCTAACAAGTATTCTCTCTGGAAAGAGAGCGAGTGCTATGCGAGATGGCTTTAAGAATGGAGTACTGGTAGAAGATCTCTGTCAAAAGTGTTCATATATAAATAGGTTCAAGAAATAG
- a CDS encoding YeeE/YedE family protein encodes MDNILAPLAGGAIIGIGSSVLFLGIGRISGISSIFSHLLNDFDPKESWKYFFIVGLLIGGLFFKIFFPSMFNIELLNSKFEIIIAGLLVGFGTRLGNGCTSGHGVCGISRFSIRSIIATLVFMAAGIVTVFLKGAI; translated from the coding sequence ATGGACAATATCTTAGCGCCTCTAGCGGGAGGTGCCATTATTGGGATCGGGAGTTCTGTTCTTTTCTTAGGAATTGGGCGCATTTCGGGAATCAGTTCGATCTTTTCTCATCTTTTAAATGACTTTGATCCAAAAGAGTCATGGAAATATTTCTTTATAGTAGGTCTTCTCATTGGCGGTCTATTCTTTAAAATTTTCTTTCCATCAATGTTTAATATCGAGTTATTAAATTCAAAGTTTGAAATAATTATTGCCGGACTCTTAGTTGGGTTTGGAACTAGGCTTGGTAATGGATGCACTTCTGGTCATGGAGTTTGTGGAATCTCAAGATTCTCAATAAGAAGTATCATTGCAACTCTTGTCTTTATGGCCGCAGGAATAGTAACTGTCTTTTTAAAGGGGGCTATCTAG
- a CDS encoding DUF6691 family protein, protein MMNVVALLSGFLFAIGLVISGMTNPKKVIGFLDIFGSWDYSLAFVMIGAIAINVLTFNFVKRKKPLFSLDFILPLKKSIDSRLIIGASLFGIGWGLVGICPGPGIVNLMALNSSAALFVVSMVAGMYLFKKFDNYNRRQN, encoded by the coding sequence ATGATGAACGTTGTCGCTCTATTGTCAGGTTTTCTTTTTGCTATAGGTCTCGTTATTTCAGGAATGACTAACCCAAAGAAAGTCATTGGCTTTTTAGATATCTTTGGAAGTTGGGATTACTCTCTGGCCTTTGTGATGATCGGTGCCATTGCTATTAATGTTTTAACTTTTAACTTTGTTAAGAGAAAGAAGCCGCTCTTTTCTCTAGATTTTATACTCCCACTAAAGAAGAGTATTGATTCACGCTTAATAATTGGAGCCTCTCTCTTTGGTATCGGTTGGGGGTTAGTTGGAATTTGTCCAGGACCAGGTATTGTTAACTTAATGGCCTTGAATTCTTCAGCTGCTCTATTTGTTGTAAGCATGGTGGCAGGAATGTATTTATTTAAGAAATTTGACAATTATAATAGGAGACAAAATTGA
- a CDS encoding PQQ-dependent sugar dehydrogenase, which produces MRALLLFLVSLSTLCAPTTKEVFKTNDIIWGFDFISKDRIIMSLKGGKIVEYDLKSKKSHSVDIPDVKVTGQGGLLDIRYFEVKGTPYLYYTYAKEVGDTVVTALARSKYSSFKTSGHKLLFTSKIHSSTGRHFGSRIERVGEDLFMSIGDRGERKYAQDLNYHNGKILRLTLEGKAAAKNPFASTKNALPEIWSYGHRNPQGLYYDESSKALYSCEFGPRGGDELNLIEEKKNYGWPVITYGKEYWGPSIGDEAKEGMEQPLTHWTPSISPSGMTKYTGDKNSKWKGSFFLATLGDTHLHRVEIDKKKVVKEERLLDSLGERIRNVRTGLDGELYISTDSGKILTVHQ; this is translated from the coding sequence TTGAGAGCACTACTTTTATTTCTCGTTTCTTTAAGCACCTTATGTGCTCCAACAACTAAAGAAGTTTTTAAGACAAATGATATTATTTGGGGCTTTGACTTTATTAGTAAAGATCGAATCATCATGAGTTTAAAGGGCGGAAAGATTGTTGAATATGATCTGAAGTCTAAGAAGTCTCACTCTGTTGATATTCCCGATGTTAAGGTGACTGGACAAGGTGGTCTTCTCGACATTCGATACTTTGAAGTGAAGGGCACTCCTTATCTCTATTATACGTATGCAAAAGAAGTTGGAGATACAGTAGTTACCGCCCTGGCAAGATCAAAATATTCTTCTTTTAAGACAAGCGGTCACAAACTTTTATTCACTTCAAAAATACATAGCTCAACAGGAAGACACTTTGGCTCAAGAATTGAGAGAGTAGGAGAAGATCTCTTTATGAGTATTGGTGATAGAGGGGAGAGAAAGTACGCTCAAGATTTAAACTATCACAATGGGAAAATACTAAGACTCACTCTAGAAGGTAAAGCTGCTGCAAAGAACCCTTTTGCCTCTACTAAGAATGCCCTTCCTGAAATTTGGAGTTATGGTCATAGAAATCCTCAAGGACTTTATTATGACGAGAGTTCAAAAGCGCTTTACAGTTGTGAATTTGGGCCAAGAGGTGGAGATGAACTGAATCTAATTGAAGAGAAGAAGAATTACGGATGGCCGGTTATTACTTATGGAAAAGAGTATTGGGGTCCAAGTATAGGTGATGAAGCAAAAGAGGGAATGGAGCAACCTTTAACTCATTGGACTCCAAGTATATCGCCATCTGGTATGACAAAGTATACAGGGGATAAGAACTCGAAGTGGAAGGGAAGCTTTTTCCTTGCGACACTAGGGGATACACATCTGCATAGAGTGGAAATAGATAAGAAGAAAGTAGTAAAAGAAGAGAGACTCTTAGATTCTCTAGGTGAGAGAATTAGAAATGTGAGAACTGGATTGGATGGTGAACTCTATATTTCAACAGACAGTGGAAAAATTCTCACTGTCCATCAGTAA
- a CDS encoding DUF3750 domain-containing protein: MKVLFLIITLFLSFSCSSKDWRSASRESANIAVKAHLQKEDIFQVYYARAFSWRGYFGIHPWVSWKLAEEQSYTVAQVTSWNIRRSGNAISVAKDLPDRKWYDNDPTLLYEIKGEKAREVIAKTKKLIEDYPHKKVYRLWPGPNSNTFVSHIIRNIEELPLELPSNGIGKDYLEGSDIISSSPSNKGFQFSAYGLFGLTLGVEEGFEVNILGLNFGLDPWRPALKLPFVGRLGFQDKAITDGQ; the protein is encoded by the coding sequence ATGAAAGTATTATTTTTAATTATAACACTATTTCTTAGCTTTTCTTGCTCCTCTAAAGATTGGAGAAGTGCTTCGAGAGAAAGTGCTAATATTGCCGTCAAGGCCCATTTACAAAAAGAAGATATCTTCCAAGTTTACTATGCTAGAGCATTCTCTTGGAGAGGGTACTTTGGAATTCACCCTTGGGTTTCGTGGAAGCTGGCCGAAGAACAAAGCTATACTGTTGCTCAAGTGACTTCGTGGAATATTAGAAGAAGTGGTAATGCCATCTCAGTTGCGAAAGATCTTCCCGATAGAAAGTGGTACGACAACGATCCTACACTTCTCTATGAAATAAAAGGTGAAAAAGCGAGAGAAGTTATAGCAAAGACAAAGAAGTTGATTGAAGACTATCCACATAAGAAAGTCTATCGCCTATGGCCTGGACCAAATTCAAATACATTTGTTTCTCACATTATTAGAAATATAGAAGAGCTTCCTCTTGAGTTACCTTCAAATGGTATTGGTAAAGATTATCTAGAGGGAAGCGATATAATTTCTTCAAGTCCTAGTAATAAAGGATTTCAATTCTCTGCTTACGGACTCTTTGGACTTACTCTTGGAGTTGAAGAAGGATTCGAAGTTAATATTCTGGGATTAAATTTTGGTTTAGACCCATGGAGACCTGCCCTTAAACTTCCATTTGTAGGCAGGCTTGGGTTTCAAGATAAAGCAATTACTGATGGACAGTGA
- a CDS encoding LysR family transcriptional regulator has product MDLNLLKTFSKVSELGSFTKAAEVLKQPKSRVSRAISRLEDEIGLELIRRTTRQTSLTTEGEAFYNRIKDLIHQLDEEIDSLNDSKKEISGVLRITAPEDLGQSILLDIIAKYNDLYPNVEVQTLLTGEYLDLTKDNIDLAFRVGKLEDSNLIQRSFKDVHFVAIASREYIQRYGLPKSTKDLHQHKLLTFKGFDFNNLNSASSPEALKYQINTSSIPMLLNMALEGNGISIVPSFYCEEYIRTGELVHLFPKWRGPKHTIKILYTATSNLSKRTRAFLDLVKDFQ; this is encoded by the coding sequence ATGGACTTAAACCTTCTAAAGACATTCTCTAAGGTATCGGAATTAGGCAGTTTCACAAAAGCTGCCGAAGTTCTAAAGCAGCCTAAATCTCGTGTAAGTAGGGCCATTTCTAGGCTTGAAGACGAGATAGGGCTGGAGTTAATCAGAAGAACAACCAGACAAACTTCACTAACTACTGAGGGTGAAGCTTTCTATAATAGAATCAAAGACCTGATTCATCAGCTTGATGAAGAGATTGATTCACTAAATGATAGTAAGAAAGAAATTAGCGGTGTCTTAAGAATTACTGCCCCTGAAGATCTAGGCCAATCAATCCTTTTAGATATTATTGCCAAGTATAATGACCTCTACCCTAACGTAGAAGTGCAAACACTTTTGACTGGTGAATACCTAGACCTTACCAAGGACAATATTGATCTGGCCTTCAGAGTTGGAAAGTTAGAAGACTCTAATTTAATTCAAAGATCTTTTAAAGATGTACACTTCGTGGCCATCGCCTCTAGAGAATATATTCAAAGATATGGCCTGCCTAAATCTACAAAGGATTTACACCAGCACAAATTACTGACATTTAAAGGTTTCGACTTCAATAATTTAAACTCAGCGAGTTCTCCTGAAGCGCTAAAGTATCAAATAAACACAAGTAGTATTCCTATGCTACTTAATATGGCCCTGGAGGGAAATGGTATCTCCATTGTTCCAAGTTTTTATTGTGAAGAATATATTAGAACAGGAGAACTGGTTCACCTCTTTCCCAAGTGGAGAGGTCCAAAGCATACGATTAAAATTCTTTATACGGCCACCAGTAATTTGTCTAAGAGGACGAGGGCGTTTCTAGACTTAGTCAAAGATTTTCAATAA
- a CDS encoding YceI family protein produces the protein MKTLLISTLTFLSLSTFAGNVDLTKSQFTWTGTKVTGEHTGELKLKSADLKFGEKNLIQSGDLVIDINSLTVTDLSGEWATKFLNHMKSDDFFNVEKFPEAKLVVKKDTGSKISGVLTIKGKSNPVEFNYKKNGNSYEGTLTFDRTKFDMIYGSGGFFKNLGDKAIHNEVNLKFKLVVKK, from the coding sequence ATGAAAACATTATTAATAAGCACTCTAACTTTTCTTTCACTTTCAACTTTTGCTGGAAACGTTGACCTTACTAAAAGTCAATTTACTTGGACGGGAACAAAGGTCACTGGAGAGCATACAGGAGAGTTAAAATTAAAATCTGCTGATTTAAAGTTTGGAGAGAAGAATCTTATTCAATCAGGGGATCTTGTTATTGATATTAATTCACTAACTGTAACTGATCTCTCGGGTGAGTGGGCCACAAAATTTTTAAATCACATGAAGAGCGATGATTTCTTCAATGTAGAGAAATTTCCAGAAGCTAAATTAGTTGTAAAGAAAGATACAGGATCTAAGATTTCAGGTGTTCTTACAATTAAAGGAAAGTCTAATCCAGTAGAGTTTAACTATAAGAAGAATGGAAACTCATACGAGGGAACACTTACTTTTGATAGAACTAAGTTTGATATGATTTATGGTTCTGGAGGCTTCTTTAAGAATTTAGGTGATAAAGCGATTCACAATGAAGTTAATTTAAAATTTAAATTAGTTGTAAAAAAATAA